The Candidatus Binataceae bacterium nucleotide sequence CGACGTCTACGACGTCTCGGGTCCGCTCGGTGCTTCGGCGTTCTTCGCGATCGCGCAGTTACCGCGCCCAGATCTGCGCGATCCGGTGCACACCCAGGCGACGCCCGCCCAGTTCGCGAACCGCTCCGAGATCTTTTCTACCATCGCACGCGGCGACGTTATGGTGCATCTGCCCTACGAGAGCTTCACGCCGGTGCTGGATTTTCTCGAACAAGCCTCCACAGATGCCAACGTGCTCGCGATCAAAATGACGCTATACCGCACCGGATCGAATCCCTCATTGATTCGCAGCCTGATCAAGGCGGCAGAAAACGGGAAGCAGGTTGCAGTCTGCGTCGAAATCAAGGCGCGCTTTGACGAAGAAAACAACATCGCGTGGGCGCAAGCCCTGGAAAGGGCAGGGGTCCACGTTTTCTATGGAGCACAGGGCCTCAAGACCCACGCCAAGGTTCTGCTGGTAGTGCGGCGCGAAGGCGGACGCATCGCGCGCTATGTGCATCTTTCGACCGGCAACTACAATGCCACCACTGCACGCCTCTATACCGACCTTGGTCTCTTCACCGCGGATTCCCAGATCGGAGAGGACGTGTCGGAGCTCTTCAATTCACTGTCGGGTTTTTCCCGCCATCACAAGTTTCACAAACTCGCTACCGGTGCGCAGCTGCTGCCGCGTACCGTGCTTACAAAAATTGAAGAACAGGCGCGGCGCGCCGAACAAGGCGAGCCCGCACGTATCTTCGCCAAGATGAACGCACTGGTCGATGTCAACGCGATCAACGCGCTCTATGCTGCTTCTCAGGCCGGAGTTCAAATTTACTTGGTGGTGCGCGGGATCTGCTGTCTGCGCCCGGGACTTGCCGGGGTTTCCGATAACATCCGTGTCTGCTCCATCGTGGGACGCTTCTTAGAGCACAACCGCGTTTTTGCGTTCGGACCCGAGGGCGATGAGGAATTTTACCTTTCCTCCGCCGATTGGATGCCGCGCAATTTCTACCATCGTGTCGAGGTCCTGTTTCCGGTGGCAGCTCGCTGTCTGCGTGACAAGATTCGCAACGAGATTCTCAAACCCGCTATCGAGGACAACTGCCGCGCGTACGACCTGGGCCCTGACGGCACGTATGTTCGGCGGACGACGCAACCGGGCGGACCTCTGGTTGATGCGCAAGCGGCCGTTCTCAATGCGTTCCCGGAGGCTATAGCGCCGCCCGCTCGCACTTGATCGAACGCCTACTTCAAGCGCGGCGGAGACCGAGGCCGGGTTACCTCGCGGTTCTTTCCCTTGGATCGCGGGTGATGTCCCGGCCCGCAACCGTGATGGTCCAAATCGCCGGCCACCCGCGCAGTTTCCGGCCGATACGTTTTTGCTGATTCTACCGTCGCCGTCGGTCTAAATTGGGCAGGTGACTTGAGCCTGCGCGGTCGCGCGCGTAGATTGTTACAAGATGATGAATGCTAGGTTTCCCCGTGATTGTGGATGG carries:
- the ppk1 gene encoding polyphosphate kinase 1 — encoded protein: MPEAPRDSAREFLPKPHSADPALYFDRELSWLAFNRRVLAEASRSDWPLLERVKFFAIFFSNLDEFFMVRVSALHEQHAAQEIKEGTGGLTPGQQLAEIGVEVRKLFAEATDLLVETLLPELEASGIHMRRWEDLDPDARHLAHAYFRETVFPVLTPLVVDPVHPFPFLSNLSLSLAVEVRDPDTQVARFARVKVPEILPRFVSLAGLRPDSLNDGLGSEFEFLSLEELIQANLQELFPGIEILDCHPFRVTRDMDFEILEEEASDLLALVSKELRRRKFGSVVRLELAPGVPERVRRLLIDKLQINDRDVYDVSGPLGASAFFAIAQLPRPDLRDPVHTQATPAQFANRSEIFSTIARGDVMVHLPYESFTPVLDFLEQASTDANVLAIKMTLYRTGSNPSLIRSLIKAAENGKQVAVCVEIKARFDEENNIAWAQALERAGVHVFYGAQGLKTHAKVLLVVRREGGRIARYVHLSTGNYNATTARLYTDLGLFTADSQIGEDVSELFNSLSGFSRHHKFHKLATGAQLLPRTVLTKIEEQARRAEQGEPARIFAKMNALVDVNAINALYAASQAGVQIYLVVRGICCLRPGLAGVSDNIRVCSIVGRFLEHNRVFAFGPEGDEEFYLSSADWMPRNFYHRVEVLFPVAARCLRDKIRNEILKPAIEDNCRAYDLGPDGTYVRRTTQPGGPLVDAQAAVLNAFPEAIAPPART